A window of the Lactobacillus amylovorus DSM 20531 genome harbors these coding sequences:
- a CDS encoding DUF948 domain-containing protein has product MTISYGALAGLIAAIAFLILVLFTIPMLTRTAKLLKETSTTIQTTNESLKKMTKDMDSLMDQTNDLLDKTNDLMVDVNGKMKTLDPVVQAAADLGESVSELNDSSKKIAKRFSSNHFSHAGLVSSIAATVFARRKRRRGES; this is encoded by the coding sequence ATGACAATTTCTTATGGTGCTTTAGCTGGTTTGATTGCGGCTATCGCTTTCTTGATTTTGGTATTGTTTACAATTCCAATGCTTACTAGAACCGCAAAATTATTAAAAGAAACCAGTACAACTATTCAAACAACTAATGAATCATTAAAAAAGATGACAAAAGATATGGATAGTCTGATGGATCAAACAAATGATTTGTTGGATAAAACTAATGACCTGATGGTCGATGTTAATGGTAAAATGAAGACGTTAGATCCAGTAGTTCAAGCTGCTGCAGATTTAGGCGAAAGCGTATCAGAGTTAAATGATTCATCCAAGAAGATCGCTAAACGCTTTAGCAGCAATCATTTTAGCCATGCTGGTCTTGTTTCTTCAATAGCTGCGACGGTATTCGCAAGACGTAAGCGTCGCAGAGGTGAAAGTTAA
- a CDS encoding transposase, with amino-acid sequence MKSITQFDQEKDTESLIFAFSKLIGLADLSKKVNFKRHSLVSLLMVITWMIKARFARKSLYRCQRAKDFTAKTGRNVLNDGRINWQKLVCLTAVKLISVLKPVIDRRRRLALIVDDTLMARSCSKKTELLAKVYDHDKHEFLTGYRGLTIGWSDGNTFLPVNFALMSTKKKENMIGSQPVTTDQRSIAGRRRTQAQRPMNTVTVELIKQAVAMGISAEYVLFDSWFSSPKMFWQLKQLGLDSVGMLKQTKKVYYRYRGRLYDVKGLYERLAASKMHQKTDYLYSSVVEAEYQGHAFPIRLVYVTKRGSKGKYLVLATTQYKLHPQEIIQLYGRRWQIETYFKAAKQYLALNKSQIQSYDGQCGYIAVTALTYDLLAWQERQSTDDRTLGDLFYLMNEALPDLAFEEALVYLLTAFKEVKAEISATVEQILDNFIKLLPVFIQKQLLRTT; translated from the coding sequence ATGAAAAGTATAACGCAATTCGACCAAGAAAAGGACACTGAATCTTTAATTTTTGCTTTTTCTAAATTAATTGGTCTAGCTGATTTAAGCAAAAAGGTAAATTTTAAACGCCATTCCCTGGTTAGCTTGTTAATGGTTATTACCTGGATGATCAAGGCTAGATTTGCAAGAAAGTCGCTTTACCGCTGTCAGCGCGCAAAGGATTTTACTGCCAAAACTGGCAGAAATGTGCTTAATGATGGTCGTATTAACTGGCAGAAGCTAGTTTGTTTGACTGCTGTCAAACTGATTTCTGTTTTGAAGCCGGTAATCGATCGGCGTAGAAGATTAGCTTTAATCGTTGATGATACGCTAATGGCTCGCTCTTGTTCTAAGAAGACTGAACTATTGGCTAAAGTCTATGATCATGATAAACATGAATTTCTAACCGGCTATCGGGGCTTAACTATTGGCTGGAGCGACGGTAATACCTTCTTACCGGTTAATTTTGCTTTGATGTCAACCAAGAAAAAAGAGAATATGATTGGCAGCCAACCAGTCACTACTGATCAGCGCTCAATTGCTGGCCGTAGAAGAACTCAAGCTCAAAGACCGATGAATACTGTCACCGTAGAGCTGATTAAGCAAGCTGTCGCTATGGGCATATCAGCTGAATATGTCTTATTTGATAGCTGGTTCTCTTCACCTAAAATGTTCTGGCAGCTGAAGCAATTAGGGTTAGATAGCGTAGGCATGCTTAAGCAGACCAAGAAAGTTTATTATCGTTACCGCGGCCGCCTTTATGATGTCAAAGGACTGTATGAACGTTTGGCTGCTTCCAAAATGCATCAGAAAACAGACTATCTCTATAGCAGCGTGGTTGAAGCCGAATATCAAGGACATGCTTTTCCAATTAGATTAGTCTATGTCACTAAACGCGGCAGTAAAGGAAAATATTTAGTACTGGCAACTACGCAATACAAGCTGCATCCACAAGAAATCATTCAGCTCTATGGCCGCAGATGGCAGATCGAAACTTATTTTAAAGCAGCTAAGCAATATTTAGCCTTAAACAAATCACAGATCCAAAGCTATGATGGACAATGCGGCTACATTGCCGTGACGGCTCTAACTTATGATCTGTTAGCTTGGCAAGAAAGACAAAGTACCGATGATCGAACCTTAGGCGATTTATTCTATCTAATGAATGAGGCGCTGCCTGATTTAGCCTTTGAAGAAGCATTGGTCTACTTGCTTACAGCTTTCAAAGAAGTAAAGGCCGAAATCTCCGCGACAGTGGAACAAATATTAGACAACTTTATTAAGTTATTGCCGGTTTTCATTCAAAAGCAACTTCTGAGGACAACTTAA
- a CDS encoding mechanosensitive ion channel family protein, with the protein MKLPSQLNIQKIKLDWDKIGQNLLSTVWQLAITTLIFYLLSHFGHKLINNYLAKHNTLKNKRSKTIAALINSLFQYTLIFFYLFGVLSILGVPVGTLLASAGIFSLALGMGAQGFVSDLVNGFFILSEDQFDVGDLVQIGTNVGTVVQLGLRTTRLKGSDGSIIYIPNRNITIVQNLAHGGVALDINLDLDAENDVTEVSRLIKQCNQTIQPEKKTIVQGPTITGITEQTGNKFVYSIHFQVKPGKQSAVRNLYLTKYIQTLQKNGIKFASVPTPKTTQAK; encoded by the coding sequence ATGAAGCTTCCCTCACAATTAAATATTCAAAAAATAAAACTAGACTGGGATAAAATCGGTCAAAATTTACTTTCTACTGTTTGGCAGTTAGCAATTACGACCCTGATCTTTTATCTATTATCTCACTTTGGGCATAAATTAATTAACAATTATTTAGCTAAACACAATACATTAAAAAATAAACGCTCTAAAACAATTGCTGCTTTGATCAACAGTTTATTCCAATATACGTTGATCTTCTTTTATTTGTTTGGCGTCTTATCAATTTTAGGTGTGCCAGTTGGAACGCTACTGGCCAGTGCCGGAATTTTCTCCCTAGCTTTAGGGATGGGGGCCCAAGGATTTGTCAGTGATCTGGTCAACGGTTTCTTCATCTTGAGTGAGGACCAATTCGATGTTGGTGACTTGGTACAAATTGGCACTAACGTAGGAACTGTAGTTCAACTGGGGCTTAGAACCACTAGATTAAAAGGTTCAGATGGTTCAATTATCTACATTCCTAACCGTAATATTACCATCGTGCAAAACCTAGCTCATGGCGGTGTGGCACTTGATATTAACCTTGACCTTGATGCTGAAAACGATGTTACAGAAGTAAGCCGCCTCATCAAGCAATGCAATCAAACTATTCAACCCGAGAAAAAGACAATTGTTCAAGGCCCAACGATTACAGGAATCACGGAACAAACCGGCAACAAATTTGTTTACAGCATTCACTTTCAAGTTAAGCCAGGAAAACAAAGTGCAGTTAGAAATTTGTATTTAACTAAATACATTCAAACTTTGCAAAAAAATGGCATTAAATTTGCTAGTGTGCCTACCCCAAAAACAACCCAAGCTAAGTAA
- a CDS encoding helix-turn-helix domain-containing protein, translating into MKENVIKDNIYGPKFRKMRVAHHINLVDVAKGITNKSTLAEWEKGKDNLSWCKVIALLFNIHVQPMEFLENTVSSHLYFSIQDIADAYGANNIKQLKAISLQYLKRYQDGPLNKKDLPKAESLLEKLDTLEIMNLYAEETIRKKFMHSLIDYAKNNDSTEIASLFKYLDFLGLKNMKSDFQVAFTQIKQIYGE; encoded by the coding sequence GTGAAAGAAAATGTAATAAAAGATAATATCTATGGCCCGAAATTTAGAAAAATGCGTGTAGCTCATCATATTAATTTAGTTGATGTAGCAAAGGGGATTACTAACAAGTCTACGCTAGCAGAATGGGAAAAGGGCAAGGATAATTTATCCTGGTGTAAAGTTATTGCCTTGCTTTTTAATATCCATGTTCAACCAATGGAATTTTTAGAAAATACGGTCAGTTCACATTTATATTTTTCAATTCAAGATATTGCCGATGCATATGGAGCAAATAATATCAAGCAGCTTAAAGCAATTTCGTTGCAGTATTTAAAGCGGTATCAGGATGGGCCATTAAATAAAAAGGATCTGCCCAAAGCTGAAAGTTTGTTAGAAAAATTAGATACGTTAGAAATAATGAATCTGTATGCGGAAGAAACTATTCGTAAAAAATTCATGCATAGTTTGATTGATTATGCCAAGAATAATGACAGTACTGAAATAGCTTCTTTGTTTAAGTATTTAGATTTTCTAGGACTTAAAAATATGAAATCAGATTTTCAGGTTGCATTTACACAAATTAAACAGATCTATGGTGAATAA
- a CDS encoding XTP/dITP diphosphatase, producing the protein MVKEILFATSNQGKARELKEAFKQADVDVIIKTNADLKNPPHPIESGHTFEANAKIKAHELADFSKMPTIADDSGLMVDALNGEPGVRSARYAGEAHNDAKNNAKLLAELGGVPKEKRTAKFWTTIVVSMPGEFDKDLVVSGTCAGRILPLPQGEDGFGYDPLFYVPEKGKTFAQMTTDEKNEISHRGRAVEKLLQELPAWLEQFE; encoded by the coding sequence ATGGTTAAAGAAATTTTGTTTGCGACTAGCAATCAAGGTAAGGCACGTGAATTAAAAGAAGCTTTCAAACAAGCTGATGTTGATGTAATCATTAAAACAAATGCGGATTTGAAAAATCCACCACATCCAATTGAAAGTGGTCATACTTTTGAAGCCAACGCTAAAATTAAGGCACATGAATTGGCTGATTTTAGTAAAATGCCAACAATTGCGGACGACTCTGGTTTGATGGTTGATGCATTAAATGGTGAACCGGGCGTAAGAAGTGCTCGCTATGCTGGTGAAGCTCATAATGATGCCAAAAACAATGCTAAATTATTAGCTGAGCTTGGCGGTGTGCCCAAGGAAAAGAGAACGGCTAAGTTCTGGACCACAATCGTGGTTTCGATGCCAGGTGAATTTGATAAAGATTTAGTCGTTTCGGGTACATGCGCAGGTCGCATTTTACCATTGCCACAAGGTGAAGATGGCTTTGGTTATGATCCATTGTTTTATGTACCAGAAAAGGGTAAAACTTTTGCACAAATGACTACTGATGAAAAGAATGAAATTTCTCACCGTGGTCGTGCAGTAGAAAAATTATTACAAGAATTACCTGCTTGGCTTGAACAATTTGAATAA
- the murI gene encoding glutamate racemase, producing the protein MDNRPIGLLDSGLGGLSIAKKVIEKLPNESTVFIGDNAHMPYGNRTKEDIINLTRRSVKFLLNNDVKLVIFACNTATAAAMGTIEKEIEPQIIGVIQSGALAASRTTKNKKVAVVATSVTVGSHAYEKEIHFRDPEIEVTELATPKLAPLVEAQEDHATNLKVVKESLASLKGKEFDTLVLGCTHYPLIEQEFKEAIDDENVTILDPADQVAQYTFNVMRRDGLFSEEGHKPVHEYYTTGNSTSFDKLARTFMDDDTLTSKHVDTENE; encoded by the coding sequence ATGGATAATCGTCCAATTGGACTACTAGATTCAGGTCTAGGCGGCCTGTCTATCGCTAAAAAAGTAATTGAAAAACTGCCTAATGAATCCACCGTTTTTATTGGTGATAACGCACATATGCCATATGGCAATCGAACTAAAGAAGATATTATTAATTTAACACGCAGATCAGTTAAGTTCTTGCTTAATAATGATGTGAAGCTGGTAATTTTTGCCTGCAATACGGCAACCGCTGCGGCCATGGGGACAATTGAAAAAGAAATTGAACCGCAGATTATCGGGGTTATTCAATCAGGTGCACTAGCAGCTTCTAGAACTACTAAGAATAAAAAGGTAGCGGTTGTAGCAACTAGTGTAACCGTAGGTTCACATGCTTATGAAAAAGAAATTCATTTCCGTGATCCAGAAATTGAAGTAACAGAATTAGCTACGCCAAAACTTGCTCCATTAGTTGAAGCACAGGAAGATCATGCGACTAATTTAAAGGTGGTTAAAGAAAGTTTAGCTTCTTTAAAAGGTAAGGAATTTGATACCTTGGTTTTGGGCTGCACCCACTATCCATTAATTGAACAAGAATTCAAAGAAGCAATTGACGATGAAAATGTAACTATTTTAGATCCTGCTGATCAAGTAGCACAATATACATTCAACGTAATGCGCCGTGATGGTTTGTTTAGTGAAGAAGGGCATAAGCCAGTTCATGAATACTACACTACTGGTAATTCAACAAGCTTTGATAAATTAGCGCGTACGTTTATGGATGATGACACTTTAACTTCCAAACACGTAGATACGGAGAACGAATAA
- a CDS encoding YslB family protein, whose protein sequence is MNKFMTENTEHSNEHVYFINQLYRDFLLPTILGDDNASILYWAGKRVARKYDLTDFDDLADFFAMAEFGKLKKTKERRSSTTFELSGQTVEDRLDSDSKEFSLESGMIAEAVQKATGKTTESEINILPKEKKVEITARF, encoded by the coding sequence ATGAACAAGTTTATGACAGAAAATACAGAACACTCTAATGAACACGTATATTTTATTAATCAGCTTTACCGCGACTTTCTTTTGCCAACCATTTTAGGCGACGATAATGCATCTATTCTTTACTGGGCCGGCAAACGAGTTGCTCGCAAATATGATCTAACCGATTTTGACGATTTAGCTGACTTCTTTGCCATGGCTGAATTCGGCAAACTCAAAAAGACCAAGGAAAGACGCTCTTCTACCACTTTTGAACTTAGTGGACAAACAGTAGAAGATCGTTTAGACAGCGACAGTAAAGAATTTTCACTTGAAAGTGGCATGATTGCTGAAGCAGTTCAAAAGGCTACTGGCAAGACTACCGAAAGTGAAATCAACATTTTGCCTAAAGAAAAGAAAGTGGAAATCACCGCTAGATTCTAA
- the mscL gene encoding large-conductance mechanosensitive channel protein MscL yields the protein MLKEFKKFIARGNVIDLAVGVIIGAAFTAIVQSLVTNLINPLIGLFVGRIDLSNIVLQVGDAKFKYGSFLNSVINFLIIAFVVFLIVKAVNKFTKKEEKEAPATPTEADYLKEIRDLLKEKEV from the coding sequence ATGCTTAAGGAATTTAAAAAATTTATTGCCCGCGGAAATGTAATTGATTTAGCAGTCGGTGTAATTATTGGTGCAGCTTTTACTGCCATTGTGCAATCACTTGTTACGAATCTAATCAATCCTTTAATCGGATTATTCGTAGGCAGAATCGATCTTTCCAACATAGTTCTTCAAGTCGGGGATGCTAAATTTAAATACGGCAGCTTTTTAAATTCAGTAATTAACTTCCTGATTATTGCCTTTGTTGTATTTTTAATTGTTAAAGCTGTTAACAAATTTACCAAAAAAGAGGAAAAAGAAGCGCCTGCTACACCAACTGAGGCAGATTACTTAAAAGAAATCCGTGATTTGCTTAAAGAAAAAGAAGTATAG
- a CDS encoding IS110 family transposase, which translates to MENCKVIVGIDVSSKDSTVCVLMDKVRQGKTFKISNDMVGFQQLYKRLRLYSVIPLIVFESTGVYSLSLQAFLEKKHIQYLKLNPLKAKKLMDNNLRHNKTDQVDAYRLALIQFNAPQKLLKPQSRAYHEMQNASRYYEELNKAMVVAKNQLHRNLQTTFPQIENLMCHPTGKIYWSVVALFPHAQAVLDSNKEHILGELETISGLSQKKAEYLTQRLISLARLTCAYDNKDSIVIRAIQRNIASLFSLDQEKKEALAYLYKLASKNQADTRILTIYQSIPGIAKTTALRLLAELGDLRRFDSPNQIDAFIGIDPGIYQSGELDSHLSITKHGNSIARKIMYLSIGQMESVKTTQPCHITDYYDRKKSSQSRGFKKIAIASVHKLIRTMYALVTKNQLYDYNVATRNQRL; encoded by the coding sequence ATGGAAAATTGTAAAGTGATTGTTGGCATTGATGTTAGCAGTAAGGACTCTACTGTCTGCGTTCTAATGGATAAAGTTAGGCAGGGTAAGACATTTAAAATAAGCAATGACATGGTCGGCTTCCAGCAGCTTTATAAAAGATTACGTCTTTACTCTGTCATTCCTTTGATAGTCTTTGAATCAACAGGAGTATATTCTTTGAGCTTGCAGGCTTTTTTAGAGAAGAAGCATATTCAATATCTAAAGCTTAATCCTTTGAAAGCTAAAAAGCTGATGGATAATAACCTTCGTCATAATAAGACCGATCAAGTTGACGCTTATCGTCTAGCTCTGATACAGTTTAATGCTCCACAGAAGCTACTTAAGCCTCAGTCTCGGGCATACCATGAAATGCAAAATGCAAGCAGATACTATGAAGAATTGAATAAAGCTATGGTTGTTGCCAAGAATCAGCTTCATCGTAATCTGCAGACAACTTTCCCACAAATTGAAAATCTCATGTGTCATCCTACAGGTAAAATTTATTGGTCAGTAGTTGCCTTATTTCCGCATGCACAAGCTGTTTTAGATAGTAACAAGGAACATATTTTGGGCGAATTAGAAACTATATCGGGATTAAGCCAGAAAAAAGCCGAATACCTTACGCAACGCTTAATCTCTTTGGCTCGATTAACTTGTGCCTATGACAATAAGGATAGTATTGTTATCCGTGCTATTCAAAGAAATATTGCCAGTCTTTTTTCTCTTGATCAGGAGAAAAAGGAAGCACTGGCCTACCTGTATAAATTAGCCAGTAAAAATCAGGCTGATACCCGTATATTAACCATTTATCAAAGCATTCCTGGTATTGCCAAAACAACAGCCTTAAGATTATTGGCTGAATTAGGTGATTTAAGACGATTTGACAGTCCTAACCAAATTGATGCTTTCATCGGCATTGATCCTGGCATCTATCAGTCTGGTGAATTAGACAGTCATTTAAGTATTACCAAACACGGCAATTCAATTGCCAGAAAGATCATGTATTTAAGTATCGGTCAAATGGAATCAGTAAAGACTACCCAGCCCTGTCATATTACTGACTATTATGATAGAAAAAAATCTTCTCAAAGCCGCGGCTTCAAGAAGATTGCCATTGCATCAGTACATAAACTAATTCGAACCATGTATGCACTGGTTACAAAGAATCAATTATATGATTACAACGTAGCCACTAGGAATCAAAGACTTTAG
- a CDS encoding IS110 family transposase yields MQVTFGIDVSKSTSTVCELIGESKNELTITNDRPGFVQLLKELSAFSKHPQIIFEATGVYSRRLQTFLEDYDYDYVILNPLKAKKEMDLGLRYNKTDKTDAYHLALIQKLHHHPVNQIQSQTYKQLNSLSRFYDQLTSDLVTAKNRLHQALQSTFPEIETLFCSAKGKNYWQIVPHYPHCDLVRKNDKKQIINWLMRLKGVGFKHAQRTTDKLIELANKAYPVVSCNSVEAEQVQYYAQSLLNLSDQREQLIERMVKLAQSLPNHNLENLESIPGFAQITAVRVLAELGDLRRFSNPNKINAFIGIDPGRYQSGEMDSNLSISKHGNAVARKLLYRAIGQIDNASKTNPCHIADYYESKKLSSQTKGFKKIAIASIHKLIRTIYALIIKDQLYDYNVATHNQKGFSRN; encoded by the coding sequence ATGCAAGTTACTTTTGGAATTGATGTAAGCAAGTCTACTTCTACTGTTTGCGAGCTTATTGGTGAAAGCAAAAATGAACTGACAATTACCAATGATCGTCCTGGTTTTGTTCAGCTGCTCAAAGAACTATCTGCTTTTTCTAAGCATCCACAAATAATCTTCGAAGCTACAGGAGTCTACTCACGCAGACTGCAGACTTTTCTTGAAGACTATGACTATGATTATGTAATTCTTAATCCGCTTAAAGCTAAAAAGGAAATGGATCTTGGGTTAAGATACAACAAGACTGATAAAACTGATGCTTATCATTTAGCCTTAATTCAAAAGCTGCATCATCATCCTGTTAATCAAATTCAATCTCAAACCTATAAGCAACTTAATTCACTAAGTCGTTTCTATGATCAGTTGACAAGCGACTTAGTAACGGCTAAAAATAGACTTCATCAAGCCTTACAGTCAACCTTTCCTGAGATTGAAACTTTATTTTGCTCTGCCAAAGGCAAGAATTACTGGCAAATAGTGCCCCATTATCCTCACTGTGATTTAGTGAGAAAAAATGATAAAAAGCAAATTATTAATTGGTTGATGCGGTTAAAAGGCGTTGGCTTTAAGCATGCTCAAAGAACTACAGATAAACTAATCGAGTTAGCCAATAAAGCTTATCCTGTTGTTTCATGTAACAGTGTAGAAGCCGAACAGGTGCAATACTATGCTCAAAGTCTCCTCAATTTGAGTGATCAAAGAGAACAGCTAATTGAGCGAATGGTCAAGTTAGCCCAATCCTTGCCTAATCATAATTTAGAAAACTTGGAAAGCATTCCCGGCTTTGCTCAAATTACCGCAGTTAGAGTCTTGGCAGAATTAGGAGATTTACGCAGATTTAGTAATCCCAATAAAATCAACGCTTTTATTGGGATTGACCCAGGCAGATATCAATCAGGCGAAATGGATTCTAACTTGAGCATTTCTAAGCATGGCAATGCAGTGGCACGTAAGCTGCTTTATCGCGCTATTGGTCAAATTGATAATGCATCAAAGACCAACCCTTGTCATATAGCAGACTATTATGAAAGCAAAAAGCTATCCTCTCAAACCAAAGGATTCAAGAAGATAGCTATTGCTTCAATACATAAATTAATCAGAACGATCTATGCTCTGATTATCAAGGATCAACTATATGATTACAACGTAGCCACACATAACCAAAAAGGCTTTAGTCGTAATTAA
- the trxA gene encoding thioredoxin, translating to MVDAINDQNFDEETSNGVALVDFWATWCGPCKMQSPVIEQLSEERQDVNFYKMDVDQNQDTAKNLGIMAIPTLIIKKDGNIVDRITGYTPKEKLDQILDQYTD from the coding sequence ATGGTTGATGCAATTAATGATCAAAACTTCGATGAAGAAACTAGTAATGGTGTTGCTTTAGTTGACTTTTGGGCAACTTGGTGTGGTCCATGTAAGATGCAATCACCAGTAATTGAACAATTGTCAGAAGAACGTCAAGACGTTAACTTCTACAAGATGGATGTTGATCAAAACCAAGATACTGCTAAGAACCTTGGCATTATGGCTATCCCAACTTTGATTATCAAGAAGGATGGCAACATTGTTGATCGAATTACTGGTTACACTCCAAAGGAAAAGTTGGACCAAATTTTGGATCAATACACTGATTAA
- a CDS encoding endonuclease MutS2 yields the protein MNKKILKILEFGEITKRLSELAITEPAKKEAERLVPSDDFDQVQTELKQTLALADLLRIQGQLPLTDFKDVRPSTKRLGVKANLNAKELGNLLLVLSLANEINSFLEDLDDEKIDLSAIDSILDQLDVPDLLFRELKKSLDYDGEVLDTASSALARLRHDIASNEEEIKDKMNAYTKGNSSKYLSEQIVTIRDDRYVIPVKQEYRAKFGGVVHDQSASGQTLFIEPEAVLNLNNRQQNLIAQEKQEIRNILKHLSGLAREEIDSLNNIATALTRLDFLQAKAKLAKSMKASEPILTKDHSINLRNARHPLIDPEKVVPNDIRLGDDFDTMLITGPNTGGKTITLKTAGLLQLMAQSGLFIPAEEGSKVGVFEEVYADIGDEQSIEQSLSTFSSHINDIVAIMKNVNKETLVLIDEIGAGTDPEEGASLAISILDFLRQKDAKIMVTTHYPELKLYGYNRPRTTNASMEFDLKTLSPTYHLQIGIPGHSNAFAIARRLGMREDVVKNAQNLMSDEDSDINKMISKLNAQTKAATSARNRLETSLDRSQKLEQKLQQALDWYNQRVQKQLDFAQERANEIIAKRRKKADQIIEQLEKQKNAGIKENKIIEAKGELNSLERQANNLAHNKVLQREKRRHHVNVGDRVKVLSYGQTGTITKKLSEHEYEVQMGIIKVKVSDRDIERIEKNESTKPKHLVRATSAVRRSNAHSELDLRGQRYDEAMTNLDRYIDSVLLAGLGTVTIIHGIGTGAIRKGVWQYLRNSRHVKSFNYAPANEGGNGATIVELK from the coding sequence ATGAATAAAAAGATTTTAAAAATTTTAGAATTTGGCGAAATTACCAAACGCTTAAGTGAACTAGCTATTACTGAACCAGCTAAGAAAGAAGCTGAAAGGCTAGTACCAAGTGATGATTTTGACCAAGTACAAACGGAATTAAAACAAACTTTGGCATTAGCAGATTTGCTTAGAATCCAAGGGCAACTTCCTTTAACTGACTTTAAAGATGTCCGTCCAAGTACTAAACGTTTGGGCGTAAAGGCAAATTTGAATGCTAAAGAGCTGGGCAACTTATTGCTTGTCTTAAGCCTGGCTAATGAAATTAATAGTTTTTTGGAAGATCTTGATGATGAAAAAATAGATTTATCAGCTATTGATTCAATCTTGGATCAATTAGATGTGCCAGATCTTCTTTTTAGAGAATTAAAGAAGTCCCTTGATTATGATGGTGAAGTACTTGATACGGCTTCAAGTGCTTTAGCTCGTTTGCGTCACGATATTGCAAGCAATGAAGAAGAAATCAAGGATAAGATGAATGCTTATACCAAGGGCAACAGCAGTAAATACTTATCTGAACAAATTGTAACTATTCGTGATGATCGTTACGTTATTCCAGTTAAACAAGAATATAGAGCAAAATTTGGTGGTGTAGTTCACGATCAAAGTGCCAGTGGTCAAACTTTGTTTATTGAACCAGAAGCAGTTTTAAACCTGAACAACCGTCAACAAAATTTGATTGCTCAAGAAAAACAAGAGATCCGCAATATTTTAAAGCACTTGTCTGGCTTAGCTAGAGAGGAAATTGACAGTTTGAATAATATTGCGACTGCTTTAACACGACTAGACTTCTTGCAAGCTAAAGCTAAATTGGCTAAAAGCATGAAGGCTAGCGAACCAATTTTAACTAAGGATCACTCAATTAATTTACGCAACGCGCGTCACCCATTGATTGATCCTGAAAAAGTTGTACCAAATGATATTCGTTTGGGTGATGATTTTGATACGATGTTAATCACTGGTCCAAACACCGGTGGTAAGACTATCACATTAAAAACTGCAGGTTTGTTGCAATTAATGGCTCAATCTGGTTTGTTTATTCCAGCCGAAGAAGGTAGTAAAGTTGGTGTGTTTGAAGAGGTCTACGCTGATATCGGTGATGAACAATCGATTGAGCAATCATTGAGTACTTTCTCATCCCACATCAATGACATTGTAGCCATTATGAAAAATGTGAACAAGGAAACCTTGGTTTTAATTGACGAAATTGGTGCAGGTACCGACCCAGAAGAAGGTGCCAGTTTGGCTATCAGTATTTTGGACTTTTTGCGTCAAAAAGATGCCAAGATCATGGTTACGACGCACTATCCTGAATTAAAACTTTACGGCTACAACCGTCCTCGTACTACAAATGCCTCAATGGAATTTGATTTGAAGACTTTGTCACCAACTTATCATTTGCAAATTGGTATTCCTGGTCACAGTAATGCCTTTGCGATTGCTCGTCGATTGGGGATGCGTGAAGATGTAGTTAAAAATGCGCAAAACTTAATGTCAGATGAAGATTCAGACATTAACAAGATGATTTCTAAGTTGAATGCGCAAACTAAGGCGGCCACTAGTGCACGCAATCGTTTGGAGACTAGTTTAGATCGTAGCCAAAAGTTGGAACAAAAATTGCAACAAGCACTTGATTGGTACAATCAACGCGTACAAAAGCAGCTTGATTTTGCTCAAGAAAGAGCGAATGAAATCATTGCCAAGCGTCGTAAAAAGGCTGATCAAATTATTGAACAACTTGAAAAGCAAAAGAATGCTGGCATAAAAGAAAACAAGATCATTGAAGCTAAGGGTGAATTAAACAGTCTGGAACGTCAGGCTAACAATTTAGCCCATAACAAGGTCTTACAGCGTGAAAAGCGTCGTCATCATGTAAATGTAGGTGACCGTGTAAAAGTCCTCTCATACGGTCAAACAGGGACTATTACCAAGAAGCTGTCCGAACATGAATATGAGGTTCAGATGGGAATTATCAAGGTAAAAGTTAGCGATCGTGATATTGAGCGAATTGAAAAGAACGAATCTACTAAGCCTAAACATTTAGTTAGAGCTACTAGTGCAGTTAGAAGAAGCAATGCTCATAGTGAATTAGACCTGCGCGGTCAACGCTATGACGAAGCAATGACTAACCTTGATCGTTATATCGATTCTGTTTTATTAGCCGGCCTTGGCACAGTAACGATAATTCACGGAATTGGTACTGGTGCAATCCGTAAAGGGGTATGGCAATATTTGCGTAACAGCAGACACGTCAAGAGCTTTAACTATGCGCCAGCTAACGAAGGCGGTAACGGAGCAACGATTGTTGAATTGAAGTAA